The Chryseobacterium oranimense genome contains the following window.
GGCCTTTGTTAAATTTTTTGGATGGTATAGAGATAGGCTCACCATGAATTGTTTTAATATTGAATTTTTTGATCAGCCATACCGAGATCATTCCTACTACTACAGCACTGCCGATGATTCCGTACATATGAAAAGACTGAAGACGAAACATTTCCTGTATTCTGAACCAGCTGATTACCTCAGCTTTCACGAAAATAATGCCGAAGATAATACCGGTTAAAAGGTATTTCAAATTGTGGTACCACGGATGTTTCAGGCTGCTTTCGTTGGTACAGGCAGTGTCTTGATGGTGAATACTTAATTTTTTATTATCTGACATAATTGATTTCTTTTTAAAATTTTAGTTAAAGGGAAAGAATGATCGGTAAGATAAGATTGGTCATAATAAAACCGCCGATCATAAAGCAGACTGTAGCTACCAGAGACGGCCACTGCAGGCTGGAGAGTCCCATGATAGCATGTCCGCTTGTACATCCGCCTGCATATCGGGTTCCAAATCCTACCAAAAAACCACCGATAATCATCATAATAAAACCTCTTAGAGTTAGGAGACTTTCAAAATTCATCAATTGTACAGGAACAAGATTGGAGTAATCTGTAATCCCATAACCTGCTAATTCGTCTTTAAGCGCTGAATTCACTGTAATTTCGTCCGGATTAAGCAGAAATTGGGCAGCAATCATCCCTCCAAAGAAAATTCCGAGTACAAAAAATAAGTTCCATGCTTCTTTTTTCCAGTCATATTTAAAGAAGCTGATTTTCGCGGGTATGCATGCTGCACAGATGTGTCTGAGTGAAGAACTGATTCCAAAAGATTTATTTCCCAAGATCAACAGGGCCGGAACAGTAAGCCCGATTAAAGGACCAGCTACATACCAAGGCCAGGGCTCTTTAATAATATCTAACATATATTTTATTTTTAATTTATTTTAAAAGTCTGGTCTGACATACGAAATCACTTTTCGGAACATCAGTCGTGGCAATGGCATTAAAGCCGCCTTCAATTTCCGTAAAATTCCTATACCCCCTTGCCATAAGAATGCCTGCAGCCATCATGCTTCTGTATCCTCCTGCACAATGTATATAGAAATGCTCTTCCTGATTTATTTCATTTATCCATTCATTGATATAAGCTAGAGGCCTGCTGTATGCTCCTTCTATATGCTCTGCATTGTATTCACTTTCTTTTCTCACATCAAGGATTCTAGCTTTTTTTTCCCTTGTTTCCTTCTCAAAATACAGGGCAGAAATACGGTTTACAACATCTGTTTCTTTTCCACTTTTTTTCCAGGTTTCAAAACTGCCCTTCAGATATCCCAAAACGTTGTCAAATCCTACCCGGCTGAGTCTGGTGACTGCTTCTTCTTCATATCCTTTATCAGTAACAAGCAGTAAAGGCTGATTTACATCTATGATTAAAGCTCCTACCCACGGTGCAAAATCACCATCCAGCCCGATATTAACAGACTGTGGAATAAAGCCCTCAGCAAATTTCTGATTATTTCTTACGTCCAGAACCAAAGCTCCTGAATTTTTTGCTGTTTCTTCAAACTGGTCAGGAGAAAGGGCATTCAATCCTCTTGAAAGGACTTCTTCAAAACTATTATAGCCATTTTTATTCATCGCAACATTCATCCCAAAATAAGTAGGAGGAGGCAGCAATCCTTCTGTAACGGCCGCTACAAAGTCTGCTTTATCTTTCTGATTGAGGGCATAGTTTGTTTTTTTCTGATTTCCTAATGTATCCACTGTTTCTTTCTGCATATTTTTACCACAGGCGGATCCTGAACCATGGGCGGGATATACTATAATATCGTCATTCAAAGGAAGGATTTTCTGATATAAGCTGTCATACAGCAGTCCTGCCAATTCTTCACGGGTCATATCTGCAGCCTTCTGGGCCAGGTCCGGACGCCCCACATCTCCTAAAAATAAGGTATCACCACTAAAAAGGACTTTTTCATTTCCTTCTTCGTCTATCAGCAGATAAGATGAGCTTTCCAGAGTATGTCCAGGGGTATGAAGTATTTTTATAGCCACCTTTCCAAGTCTGAAAATCTGCCCATCTTCTGCAATAAGGGCTTCAAATTCTGTTTGTGCAGTGGGCCCATATACAATAGGAGCTCCTGTTTTTCTGCTTAAATCTATATGTCCGCTTACGAAATCAGCATGGAAATGAGTTTCAAAAATATATTTCAATTCTGCCCCATCCTTTTTCAGTTTTTCTATGTATGGTTGTGTTTCACGAAGGGGATCTATGATAGCAGCCTCTCCCTCTGACATGATGTAATAAGCTCCCTGAGCCAGACATCCTGTATAAATCTGTTCTATTTTCATATTGTTCAATTTTACTTTGTTTTCTTGTGCAAATTTCCTACTTCCATCTTTTTCCTACAGCTACTTTTGTTACATAAGGATTATAAAAAAATCTCTTTAAAAAAGATATACATTCCCATCGCCAGAATAAACCATCCGAAAGCAGGTTTTAGCTTTTCGCCGTCGATATTTCCGGAAAATCTCGAGCCTATTACAATTCCTGCGACGGCAATAGCAGTAACAGAAAGTAAAAACCGCCATTCTATTGCTGTATTTCCAGCGGATGAAGAAAAACCTATCAAAGAATTTAAAGAAATAATGACCAGTGAAGTTCCAACGGCATTTTTCATAGGCATTTTCAAGAGGTTAACTAAAGCAGGAATGATCATAAAACCACCGCCGGCTCCAACCAATCCGGTTAACATACCTATAGCAGAACCTTCTCCTGCTGCCAGAAATGACTGATATTCTCGATTCTCTCCCCTCCTTTTTATTACCGTATTTTTTCTAATCATTTTATAAGAGGCAAGGATCATTAAACCAGCAAAAACCAAAAGAAGAAAAACATTCCTTGTCAGAATAAAATCGCCTATCCTTAAAATATCTGACGGAATGAGTGGCAATAGATAAATTCTGGTAAGGAAAATAGATATAATGGAAGGAATTCCAAATATAAGTGCAGTTCTCAAATCTATAAGTCCTTTTTTAAAATAAGAAAATGATCCCACAGCACTGCTGATTCCCACTATAAAAAGGGAATATTCTGTAGCAATAAAAGCGTCTAGTCCAAAAAAATAAATAAGCACGGGTACGGTGAGTATACTTCCGCCGCCGCCTATTAACCCCAACGAAATTCCTATTAAAACTGATGCTACATATCCTATAATTTCCATTTGCTATTCAAATAATTCTGAGCAAAAATGAAAATATCCGGAGAAAGCTACAGCTACTTTTGTTACATAAGATGTTTTAAACTAAAAAATTTTTAAAATCTGAAAATAAAGTTATTGGGGAAAGTATTTATTTAAGAAAGCGTGAGCTTGTTACGTCCGAGCTTTACCCTTCCTGCTTCTTCCAACTGTTTAAGCAGTCTGGATACTACCACCCGGGCAGTTCCCAGCTCATTGGCCAGCTGTTCATGAGTGATTACAATGGTTTTAGAATTTGTAAGCTCAGATTTTTTATGAAGAAGGTCTAATAGTCTTTCGTCTACTTTTTTAAAAGCAATAGCATTGATAATGTCCAGTAATTCTTCAAAGCGTTTATGATAGAGTCTGAAAATATAATCCAGCCATTCCGGATGTTCCCTGATAAATAATGAAACCTTATCTATCGGCAGAAAAAGAATTTCAGCATCCTCTTCCACTTCAGCTTTTACTATACTTTTTTCCTGGTGCATCCCGCCCAGGAAAGACATGATACAACTTTCTCCCGCCTGGATGTAATACAGCAGTATTTCTCTTCCATCTTCTTCTGTCCTGATCACTTTGATCATTCCTTTCATCACAATGGGAATGGAGCGTATGGAAGCGTTTTCATCTAAAATAATATCTCCTTCGGAATAGTTTTTGGTGATGCCATATTGATAGAGTTTTTCAACAAGTTCCGGCGAGGAGGAAAATTCAGAGGAAAGAATGGTGTCTTGCATTGTATAAAATCTGTTTAATTTCTAATTTACACCAATTTCGTCAACGAACAGCCATGCTTTTGAATCTGCACCTGGATTTCCTGCAGGAATAATACCTGCGTTTTCTATTTTAAGTTTAATGTACTTAGCATTCTGACTTCCTACATTCAGCTTTATTTTTCCTTTTGAGTTCTGAATTTCCTCTTTTCCTATTTCTTTGATCATTTTAAAACTTGCCCCATCATCGGAAGTGAAAATCTGTGCAGATTTCGCCAGGTGGATCCAGCTTCCTTTATTTTCCAGGGTATTAAAATAAACTTCGGAAAAGTTGGTTTTCTGTCCCAGATCAATGGTCGCCACTACATCTTTTCCCTGGAAGCCCAACCATGTTTTGCCCAATTGTCTTATATTTCCGATAATTCCATCCACCAAGGTAAAGGCACCGCCAAAAGAGTAATTTTCACTTGGC
Protein-coding sequences here:
- a CDS encoding YeeE/YedE family protein, translated to MSDNKKLSIHHQDTACTNESSLKHPWYHNLKYLLTGIIFGIIFVKAEVISWFRIQEMFRLQSFHMYGIIGSAVVVGMISVWLIKKFNIKTIHGEPISIPSKKFNKGQVYGGLIFGFGWAITGACPGPLFAQIGTGALAVSITLLSAIAGTWVYGYFRDKLPH
- a CDS encoding YeeE/YedE family protein, producing MLDIIKEPWPWYVAGPLIGLTVPALLILGNKSFGISSSLRHICAACIPAKISFFKYDWKKEAWNLFFVLGIFFGGMIAAQFLLNPDEITVNSALKDELAGYGITDYSNLVPVQLMNFESLLTLRGFIMMIIGGFLVGFGTRYAGGCTSGHAIMGLSSLQWPSLVATVCFMIGGFIMTNLILPIILSL
- a CDS encoding rhodanese-like domain-containing protein, encoding MKIEQIYTGCLAQGAYYIMSEGEAAIIDPLRETQPYIEKLKKDGAELKYIFETHFHADFVSGHIDLSRKTGAPIVYGPTAQTEFEALIAEDGQIFRLGKVAIKILHTPGHTLESSSYLLIDEEGNEKVLFSGDTLFLGDVGRPDLAQKAADMTREELAGLLYDSLYQKILPLNDDIIVYPAHGSGSACGKNMQKETVDTLGNQKKTNYALNQKDKADFVAAVTEGLLPPPTYFGMNVAMNKNGYNSFEEVLSRGLNALSPDQFEETAKNSGALVLDVRNNQKFAEGFIPQSVNIGLDGDFAPWVGALIIDVNQPLLLVTDKGYEEEAVTRLSRVGFDNVLGYLKGSFETWKKSGKETDVVNRISALYFEKETREKKARILDVRKESEYNAEHIEGAYSRPLAYINEWINEINQEEHFYIHCAGGYRSMMAAGILMARGYRNFTEIEGGFNAIATTDVPKSDFVCQTRLLK
- a CDS encoding sulfite exporter TauE/SafE family protein, coding for MEIIGYVASVLIGISLGLIGGGGSILTVPVLIYFFGLDAFIATEYSLFIVGISSAVGSFSYFKKGLIDLRTALIFGIPSIISIFLTRIYLLPLIPSDILRIGDFILTRNVFLLLVFAGLMILASYKMIRKNTVIKRRGENREYQSFLAAGEGSAIGMLTGLVGAGGGFMIIPALVNLLKMPMKNAVGTSLVIISLNSLIGFSSSAGNTAIEWRFLLSVTAIAVAGIVIGSRFSGNIDGEKLKPAFGWFILAMGMYIFFKEIFL
- a CDS encoding Crp/Fnr family transcriptional regulator, encoding MQDTILSSEFSSSPELVEKLYQYGITKNYSEGDIILDENASIRSIPIVMKGMIKVIRTEEDGREILLYYIQAGESCIMSFLGGMHQEKSIVKAEVEEDAEILFLPIDKVSLFIREHPEWLDYIFRLYHKRFEELLDIINAIAFKKVDERLLDLLHKKSELTNSKTIVITHEQLANELGTARVVVSRLLKQLEEAGRVKLGRNKLTLS